The sequence CACCTCGGTGCAGTTCTATGTGGACGGCGTCCTCCTCGGCACCGCCGCCCAGCCCTTTCCCTCCTCGGACCCGACCTACTATTCGCTCTCCTGGAACACCGCATCGGTTGCCAATGGCGCCCACACGGTGTCGGCCACCGCCCGGGACGCCGCGGGATACGCCACGTCCGCCAGTGTGAGCATCACCGTGGACAACGACCTCACGCCGCCCACCGTCAGCCTCACTGCGCCCACGGCGGGAGCCGTGCTGAGCGTGACGGCCACCCTGACGGCGGATGCCACGGACAACGTGGGCGTGGCCCGTGTCGAGTTCTACCAGGGCACCACGCTGCTGGGCTCCGACGCCTACGCGCCCTACAGCCTGAGCTGGGACACGACGCTGGTGGCCAACGGCGCGTACGCGCTCACCGCGAAGGCCTTCGACACCACGGGCAACGTGACGCAGTCCTCCAGCGTGTCCGTCACGGTGGCCAATGAGACGGTACCGCCCACCGTCGCCCTCACTGCTCCCGCCTCGGGCGCCGTGCTGCTCGGCACCGTCACCCTGGCGGCGGATGCGACGGATAACGTCGGCGTCACCCGCGTGGAGTTCTACCGGGGCAGCACGCTCATCGCGACGGACTCCTCCGCGCCGTACAGCGTGACGTGGGACACGCGCACCGCGGCCAATGGCGCGTACGCGCTCACCGCGAAGGCCTACGACGCGGCCCGCAACACCACCACCTCCGCGGCCGTCAACGTCACGTTGAACAACGACCTCACGCCGCCCGCCACCAGCGTCACCGCTCCCTCGGCCGGGGCCACGCTGAGCAACAGCGTCGCCGTGTCCGCGAGCGCGTCCGACAACGTGGCGGTGGCTCGCGTGGAGTTCTACCGGGGCACCACGCTGCTGGGCTCGGACGACACCGCGCCGTACAGCGTGACGTGGGACACCACCACCGTCGCCAACGGGAGCTACACGCTGACGAGCAAGGCCTTCGACACCTCGGGCAATGCCACCACTTCCGCGGGCGTCGCCGTGACGGTGAACAATGACCTCGTCCTCAACGGGGGTTTCGAGGGTTCCTCCAGCCCGTGGACGCTGACCGGCCAGGCCTTCTGGGTGAACGGCGGCTCTCCGCCGCACGGTGGCACCGGCAACCTGGAGCTGGGACGTCTCGTCTGGCAGGCAGGCTCCGCCGAGCAATCCTTCACTCTTCCGGCTGGAAGCGCGCTGACGCTGTCCTTCTGGATGTACATCACCAGCGCCGAGACGACGACCCTCTACCAGAACGACCGGCTCTCCGTGGCGCTCCTGAACAGCGCGGGCACTGTCATTGCGGCGCTGGCGGACGTCTCCAACCTCAACAAGGGAAGCGGCTACGTGCAGTACTCCTACAACCTGGCCTCGTATGCGGGACAGACGGTGCGGCTGCGCTTCAGCGCCACCCAGAACGGCTCGCTCGTCACCGTCTTCCGGGTGGATGACGTGTCGGTGAAGTAGCCCGTCACGGGGACGCCGGTACGGGCTGCCTGTCCGGTGCCCAACATTCACCGGCAGTGTAGGTTCTCCTGGGAGTGCTGGAATTGCGGTTTTTCACTACTTTGCCCTGAGTGCGCCGGGACCATGTCTGTCTTTGGCCCTGGCGCATCTCACCCGCACCCCCAGGAGGTTGTCTCATGGCAACGATGAAGAGGTGGTGGCTTGCGATGCTGGCGCCGGCGATGCTCTCGCTCGGCTGCCTCGAAGGACCCGAAGCGCAGCCCTCCGCGCCCGTCGCCGAGGAGCTTCGCGAAGGCGAGTCGGCTCTGGCCACGGCTGTCTTCACCGGCACGGTGAAGGACTCCACGGGCAAGACGGTTCCGGGCGCCACCGTCACCATCAATGGCGTCAACCGGACCACGGACACGGCCGGCAAGTACTTCGTGTCCCTCACGGCGGTGACGACGGGCTATATCCTCAACGTGAGCAAGTCGGGCTATGGCCCGGTGACGGAGTTCCTGGCCGCCGGCAAGCTCAACGCCGTCCACATCCTGCCCGTGGCCCAGGTGCGGCAGATCAACCCCACGGTGAACAGCGTCGTCGAGACGCCGGACGTCCAGATTTCCATTCCGGCCAACTCGCTCGTCGATGCCGCCGGCGCGCCGGCGTCGGGCACGGTGACTCTCTCGATTGCCACCTATGCGCCGCTGAGCATGCCCGGTGACTTCACCGCGGTGAACTCGAGCGGGAAGACGGTAGCGCTGGAGTCCGTCGGCGCGTTCTTCGTCGGCGCGACGGACAGCAAGGGCGCGGCGGTGAACCTCGGGCTGAACAAGACGGCCCAGGTCTTCCTCCGCGTTCCCGCGCAGGTGCAGACGATGCCTCGCTGCGTCCTCGACGCGACGTGCCGAGCGGCCATGTGGCGGTACGACAACACGACGAACCGCTGGGTGGAGCAGAAAGCCAACTTCGCCCCCACCTCCACGGGCACCAACTTCACGCTCATCGGCGGTCCGGCCTCGCGGCCCGGCAACCTCGTGCCCACCAACGGCGGGCTCGGCACGTGGAACGCGGACATCGAGAAGACCAACCCCGCGTGCACCATCATCGAGTTCGTGGGCTTCGACTCGGCCTGCTACGGCGCGTCGGGCCTCACCGTCAACCTGCAGCTCAAGAACGCGGCGGGCACGTACATCACCAAGTCGGACACCGTGGCCTCGGACGCGCTCTTCATCGCCCTCTACAACACGCGCGCCAACCAGGAGCAGGAGGTGGGCATCGCCTTCCCAGCGGGGGTCCCTGACTCCTGCGGCAACATGACGATTACGTCCACGCCGGGGCCTGTCGGTGGCTACCCCGTCTACACGCCGCCCACGGGCGGCTTCACGCGGTTCGACTCGGGCGCTCCGTGGGGCGGCGTCGGCTTCCCGAAGGACTCCATGGGCAACAACATCGACCTGACGGATGTCCTCACCGGCGACCAGCCGTGCAACTCGCACGTGACGTTCACCCACAACTGACGTGAAACACCGGCGCGACCGCACGCGTTGCCGCGGTCGCGCCGGTTCCGTGCCCGAAGGCTACAGCGGCGTCGCGCAGGTGCAGGTGCTGGCGGCGCCGTAGCAGGCGTTCGAGGACGCGGGGACGATGGAGTAGCAGTACTGGCGGCCGCTCATCACCTCGCCGTCGGTGTAGCTCGTCGTGGTGACGGTGGCGGCGCGCGCCTTGCCGTAGCTGCACGCGGCAATGCCCTCGGACTTCATGACCCAGTACTGAGTGGCTCCGGCAGGGGCGCTCCAGCTCAGCGTGACCTGTCCGGAGCCCGCCGTCGCGGTGAGGGTGGGCGCGGCGGTGGGGCCGGCGGCACAGCCGCTGTTCACCGCCGTGGGCGTGGAACAGGCGATGTTGTGCCGGTTGAAGGCGGCATAGATGGCCGTCATGTGCGGCGTGCCGTCGTTGATGTTGCCGTTGTCGTCATCCGCGGCCAGCCACTGCTTGTAGCCGTGGGTGGCGGCGCAGCCATCGGACGTGCCGGCGGTGCAGCTGCACGCGTGCCACGCGCCGACGTTGCCGCTGCCCTGGTAGAAGATCTTGCTGGCGACGATGTTCGCCGTGTTGGAGTTGTAGTTGAAGGGCGCGGCCTGCAAATCACGCGCGAAGAGGTCCCACGCCGCCTGGCGGACGGGGGATGCGGCGCAGTGGACCTGCTTGCCGCAGGGGCCGGTGCCGCTGCTGCAGTGCTGGCAGACGAAGTTCTGCGGCGTGGAGGGCGTCTGGTTGGCGTGGGTGCCCCAGTCCGCGTCGCGCACGCCGGAGCACTTCGTGGCGCACCAGGAGCCCAGCTGGGACTCGTTCACGTTGTAGCCCGTGCCGTCCGGCGTCATGCCGCAGCCGTTGTTCGTCGTCTGGAAGAAGCCGTAGCCCACGCACGAGGCCGGCAGGCGGTAGATGGCCGCGATGTCCGCGTAGGCCTCGCTGGAGTTGGACAGCGTGCCCGCCGCGTCGTTGTCATCCAGTCCGTGGCCCCACTCGTGGTCGAACACGGCGGCAATCTCGCCCGTGTTCCGGCAGCCACCGCCGCTGCGGTAGAAGTTGACCGTGGAGCCGTTCCAGAAGGCGTTGCAGGTGTTGTTGATGTTCACGGTGGCGGTGAGCTGGCTCTGGAGCCAGGTGTTGGTGGGCAGCCAGCCACGGGCCACCTCGGCGATGCGGTTCAGCTCGTAGAAGGAGCTGCGCGCCGCGGCGGTGGTGCCGGCGGACAGCGTGCAGTCATGGCGGCCGGTCCCCAGGTTGATGGAGCCCGCGGCGGAGGAGGTGATGGCGCCGCAGTTGTCGCTGATGCGCACGTACTTGCCGGCCAGCGTGGTGGTGGTGGTGCCGGAGGTGTAGTTGAAGACGCCCGAGCCGTCGGTGAAGTTGTTGGGCGACGCGAAGCCCGTGTTGGCCCACGGCATCGGCGTATCGGCCTGCATCGTGCCGCACGTCGCGGTGCCGGTGCAGGTGTCGGTGTTGGTGAGCGGGTAGACGCCGCCGCGGATGTTCTGGTCGAGGTAGTGGTTGTCGTCCTCCAGCGCGAGCACCTCGCCGGTGGTGGCGTCCACCGTCACCTTCCAGTGCTCCTGCTCGCCGGGCATCTGGAAGCCATACGTCCAGACGAGCTGGTGGCCCTGTCCCTTCCCGAAGCCCGCGTCCTTGAGGGCGATGGGAGCAATCTCGAGCGTGGGCGGCATCCACTGCTCGGATACGCTCTCGTAGAGGCCGAAGTGCTCGTTGCCCGCCGTCACCGCGCCGTCCGCGGACACGAGGGGCAGGGGCGCGATTTCGACATTGCTCCAGTTCTCCGTGCCCAGGAGGATGAGGTTGCCGTGGCTGATGGTGGCGGCCAGGCGCCCGTGGCGCACGGGGATGCCCTTGAACTGCTGGGGAATGGAGACCTGCCAGAGCTGCTCCGTCACCTCCGTGACGCGGGGCTCGCCGAGCTGGAGCAGGTCCACGCCGATGACCTTGCTGTTGGCCTCGACGAACTTCACGAGCAGGTCGGCGACGACGGCCTGGTCCACCTTGCTGACGGAGCGCCCGAGCTGCTGGCGCACGCCGGAGAGCGTGAGCGTGTTGCCCACGCCGTCACCGGGGATGAGGGGGATGGCACCCTGGATGTTGGTGGCCGCGCCGGTGATGCGGTCCACGTAGATTTCGAACCCCTTGCCGTTGCGCGTGAAGAAGTCATCCCAGGCCCGCGCGGAATCAGGGCTCAGGCCAGGCAGGGCCTCCTGGAGGGGGACGTGGACGCTGGGAAGGGTCAGCTCCGGCTTGAAGAAGGCCTGGCTCGCCAGCGAGCCGCCCGTGCGGGGCGAGGGCGGGTCGATGGCCAGGGCCTGCGTCGTCCACAGCAGTGTGAGACACACGGCTGACTTGAACAGTCGTTGCATGATTGCTCCTACACGTGAAAGGAATTGCGGGGCGGGGACGATGCGTGTCTGGGAGCAGATCGGAAATCCCCGCTTTCCTTATATTTCCTGTTCACTTGTGGTGCGTGTGCCGGGCTGCCCGGGCATGTCGGCTGATGAACACTCCCGTCCGCCGCGTCACCCTGGGCCGTGTTGCGTGCCCGAGCGGGCCTCGCGCCTGCTCGCTGTGTCGCCCGGTCTCATCGGTGCGGCAGCGCGAGTGAAGCCGACGCCTGCTTGCCCTGGTGCGTCGAAAAGGGGAGGGGCGCTTCATGACAGAACCATGACAAAGCGCGGGAGGCGTCATGACCCTTCGACCACCTTCGCCTCGGTAGGGTGACTCCGTCGTTGCGAATCCCCCGGAGTCCTCCCGCATGCGAGTCATCACCGCGTCCCTGCTCGTGGAAGCCGTCACCGAACTGTCGAAGAGCTCGCCGCTCGTGAAGGCGAAGGACGTATTCGCCTGGTGTCAGCGCAACGGCGTGGACTACCAGGGTGAGGGGCTGCTCCATCAGGCGCTCTGGGACGCGGACCGCGACGAGGCGCGCGGCCAGCGCCGGCTGCTGAGGTTCAAGAGCGGCGAGTGCAAGCAGTCCCGCGTCGGGTGGACCGTCATCGCCCGCGGCCCGAAGGCGCGTGACGCCGCGGCCCGCCTGGGCTGGGACGAGATGTTCTGGAACGGCGACCAGTGGGAGTGGCTCCACGGCCCGCACCCGAAGGCGGTGCCCCCCGTGGGCCCGGCTCCGGTGCGGGAAGAGTCCGCCTGGGGCTGAGGCCGTCCGGCGCGCCGTGAGGCCGCCCCGTCACACCCACGTGTCCTCGTTTCGGCGAGTCCCGAACAGCGGGCGCCTGTAGCAGGGCGCCCGCCAGTCCACGATGCCCTGCGCGAGGCGGGGCTTGATGAACGTCCGGGCCGGCTCCAGTGACTCCTCCCACCACGCGTCGACGATGGCCTTCGCCTCCGCGCGCGGCTGGCAGTACAGCATGTGGTCGAAGTAGGCCTCGTGATGCACCTCGCCGTCGTGGATGTGGACGGTGGGGAAGAACAGCCGCCCCGGGTCCCTGCGAGGAAAGCGGAAGGCCATGGGGTGGACGGCCTGGGTCTCCTTGCGGAGCTTGAACACGGCGAAGCCGTAGTCGCGGTACGCGGGCAGGCGCTCCCAGGTGCCAGCGGGCAGGCGGAAGCGCTCATCCAGGCGGGCGAAGTCCGCGACGGTGGGCACGAAGGAGGCGTCGAAGCCGCCCACCTGCACCACCTCGAGTGAGGGGCTGGCCGCGGCTGCCTCCGGCTGAATGGCGGACCGGGGGAGCTGCACGGGAAAGCCCTTCTTCAGGTCCGTGAAGAAGTCCGGGTACTGCTCCAGGCTGATGAAGTGGACCGCGTCCTCCGAGGAGCCTGGCGGCACCGGGAGCGGCAGCACCATGGCCAGGTCCTCCGCCGCGGCGAACTGCATGCTGTAGACGAGGAACTGCTCCGCGCCCTGGGCGTCCCTGGCGAAGATGTTCGTGTCGAAGACCTCTTCCACCGACTTCGAGAAGCAACACATGGACGGCTCCGTGGGCTGTTGGCGCCGGCACCATACCGGGGCGCCATTCCGGGGCTTTCGGACGACCTCGAATGTCAGACCCGACACGTATGGTTCTCCTCGTCGGCACACACGAGGGGGCCATACACATGAGCGCGTCTGTCATCGATAACCGCGTCGAAATCGCTTTCAGCTTCGATACCACCGGCAGCATGTATCCCTGCCTCGCGCAGGTGCGCAAGAAGCTGCGCGGCACGGTGTCCCGGCTGATGAAGGAGATTCCTGGCATCCGTATCGGCATCATCGCGCACGGGGACTACTGTGACGCGGGCTCCACCTACGTCACGAAGGTGCTGGACCTGACGGATGACGAGAATGCCGTCGTCCGCTTCGTGGAGCGGGTGGGGCAGACGGGTGGCGGCGACGCCCCCGAGTGCTACGAGTTGGTGTTGCACGAGGCGCAATCCCTCTCATGGACGGCGGGCTACACGCGCGCGTTCGTGTTGATTGGCGATGACGTTCCTCACGCGCCGAACCAGAACCCGAAGAAGCTGGACTGGCGCAAGGAGGTGGACGCGCTGGGTAGGATGGGCGTGCCCGTGTACGGCGTGCAGGCGCTGGCGCGGCGCCATGCGACGCCCTTCTACAAGGAGCTGGCGGAGAAGTCGGGCGGCTTCCACCTGAGCCTGGACCAGTTCGCCCACGTCACCGACATGCTGCTGGCCGTCTGCTACAAGCAGTCGTCCGACACGCAGCTCCAGGCCTACGAGGCGGAGGTGGTGAAGGAGGGCCGCATGAGCCGCGGGCTGAACGCCATGTTCAGCACGATGCTCAAGCGCAAGACGCCGTCCATCTATGGGGCGGCGGACCTGCGCGCCGTGCCGCCGGGCCGCTTCCAGGTGCTGGACGTGGACCGCGCCATGCCCATCAAGGACTTCGTGCAGGAGAACGGCCTGGGCTTCAAGACGGGCCGCGGCTTCTACGAGTTCACCAAGACGGAGACCATCCAGGGCCACAAGGAAGTGGTGCTGATGGACCGCAAGACGGGCGACCTCTACAGCGGCGAGCGCGCCCGCGAGCTGCTCGGCCTGCCCGAGGGCGAGACGGTGCGCATCCGCCCGGCGAACCTGGAGAAGTACATCGTCTTCGTGCAGAGCACGTCGGCCAACCGCAAGCTGATGGGCAGCTCCAAGTTCCTCTACGAGGTGGAGGACTGGGACGGCGAGAAGGCCGCTGCGGCGTAGGCGCCGTGTCGGTGCAGGCATTGTCGCGCGGCGGCCCCCGCGCGACGGTGCCGCGCGCCTGGCTTCGGGGGCGTGATGCTCCAGAGCTGACGCCGGCCCTCAATACACGGCGGCAGAGGACGCTGGACGCGAGCGTGAAGCCCCGGTGCGAACGCCGGCCCTCAATGCACGGCGGCGGGAGGCGCTGGCGTGGCCTCGGAGTGCGCACCCGGAGCTTCGGCATGTTCCGTCCCGCCACGCAGGCGGCGGAGGATGCGCGGGGCCTCCAGGGCGAAGCGGGCCCGTGCGTCCGGCAGCGGGTTGTCGTGCATGTCCGTGATTTCAGTCCCGGGCAGGCCCGCGCCGAAGCGCACCTTGAGGTTCTGGCCGATGAGTGCGTAGCGCGGCTCCCAGCCGATGGTGGTGAGCAGGTAGCGCGACGCATCCGGCCGCGTCATCGGAATGCCGTCGCCGAGCTGGGCCGGGTCGTGCGTGTCACCGAGCAAGTCGAACAGGGTGGGCACCACGTCGATGTGGCCGGTGACGGCGTCCACCTCTCCCGGGGGCAGGCGCTCGTCGAAGATGACCATGGGGACGTGGAGTTGGGACTCTGTCACGTCGCTGGCGTGGCCTACGCGGCCGTGCTCGCGGAACTCCTCGCCGTGGTCTCCAGTGAAGAGGATGAGCGGACGCGCGCCGCGCACGGCCTCGATGCGCGACAGCAGCGCCTCCACCTTGGTGTCCACCTCGTAGGCGGCATTCCAGGCGCGGGCTTTCAGTTGCTCGGCGGGCACGCGCGTGGTGGAGATGCCGCCGCTGCCGTCCCATGCGGGGGTGAAGACCTCGGAGCGGGGCGGGTAGTCGTAGTCGAAGTGCGTGCCGGCGAAGAACAGGAAGAGGAAGAGCGGCGTGTCCCGGGGGGCCGTCTCCACCACGGCGAGCGCGTCCTTCACCATGGCCGCGTCGCGCAGGTGGCTGCGGCCCTCGTAGTCGGTGCGCAGGCCGCCCTGCACGTCGCGGAAGACGGTGTCCTTCAGGCCCATCCAGTCCACCGACGACGCGGCGAAGAAGGCCTGGTGGTAGCCATTCTGGCGCAGCGCCGGGAAGAGGAGCGGCGCGCGCCCCGCGCCCACCACCGCGTCGCGACGCTGGGCCTCCAGCCCGAAGAAGAGGCTGAAGAGGGAGTAGTCCGTGGAGCTCGCCCCGCTGTGGTGGAACAGGTAGCGCGTGCCGCTCCCGGCCCGGCGCCACAGGTTCGGCATCACGTCTTGGTTGAAGAAGTCGTCGCGCAGGCTCTCCACCAGGATGATGACGATGTCGGGCCGGCGGGTGAAGTGCACGGTGGCGGGGTCGATGCTCGCCGCGGGGGCGCCGGCCTCGGGGCTCACGCCGAGGCGGGGGCCCGCGGCGGAAGGCGCGCCGGTGTAGCGCGTCAGCAGCGTGTTCATCCGCACCGGCGCCTGGAGGGGCAGGGTGGTGGCGGCGTGCAGGACGGCGGTTCCGTGGGTGAAGATGAGGTACGCGCTGAGCAGCCGCTCTCCGGCGCAGACCAGCAGGAGCACCAGCACGAGGCGAAGCACGCGCCGCGGGCCGTGGCGCCGCCGCAGGAAGTGGACCCCCGCCCACACGTCGACGCCCAGCACCGCCACCACGCCCAGCGCGGCGAGGAGGACCTCGGTGTGGGAGAGCCCCGTCTCGGCGAGGGCACGCGGCTGGAGCGCCACCGCCAGCACGAGCC comes from Pyxidicoccus parkwaysis and encodes:
- a CDS encoding Ig-like domain-containing protein, with the protein product MHVIKSKQFVSLWLLTLVALSAGCGSEQGGAQPESAPIGEARQDVVEWTGSFTSGRWNHTATRLADGRVLVAGGETSTSNSSSAQLYNPATGTWTATGSMNAARTKHCAVLLDDGRVLVMGGNSNGTTNLASAEIYNPATGTWTLTGSLNQRRRYHAAVKLNNGKVLVVGGLYNVNDTYLASAELYDPATGTWTFVSPGLSATRMGASAILLPDGRVAVLGGTAYSGTTDVSTRVELFDPATNTFSTAGSLNASRYLAGFVGLPDGRILGAGGWGYLSSAEIYNPATQTSQTLNPMAQGRSEFALVALDSTRILAVGGSYTGGPPYSTSSIEAYDTTTGTWSTFGALHTARSAHSATLLTGTPLRVLVAGGAAGSQALTSAEVIKDGPDTTAPTCSMLSPGAGTTIKQTYTLAASAFDNVNVTSVQFYVDGVLLGTAAQPFPSSDPTYYSLSWNTASVANGAHTVSATARDAAGYATSASVSITVDNDLTPPTVSLTAPTAGAVLSVTATLTADATDNVGVARVEFYQGTTLLGSDAYAPYSLSWDTTLVANGAYALTAKAFDTTGNVTQSSSVSVTVANETVPPTVALTAPASGAVLLGTVTLAADATDNVGVTRVEFYRGSTLIATDSSAPYSVTWDTRTAANGAYALTAKAYDAARNTTTSAAVNVTLNNDLTPPATSVTAPSAGATLSNSVAVSASASDNVAVARVEFYRGTTLLGSDDTAPYSVTWDTTTVANGSYTLTSKAFDTSGNATTSAGVAVTVNNDLVLNGGFEGSSSPWTLTGQAFWVNGGSPPHGGTGNLELGRLVWQAGSAEQSFTLPAGSALTLSFWMYITSAETTTLYQNDRLSVALLNSAGTVIAALADVSNLNKGSGYVQYSYNLASYAGQTVRLRFSATQNGSLVTVFRVDDVSVK
- a CDS encoding sulfatase-like hydrolase/transferase; the encoded protein is MSPPPHAPPAAAGLRRRLDEARPLLGPSLVWCVLHGLLSLALFGGALLSAAEPLAPAVRPLVLASGVIQALFLGLLIFVAGLPLVLLGRHYAPAATVVAALSVALLGVDSLVLSSLGFHINGLVLAVALQPRALAETGLSHTEVLLAALGVVAVLGVDVWAGVHFLRRRHGPRRVLRLVLVLLLVCAGERLLSAYLIFTHGTAVLHAATTLPLQAPVRMNTLLTRYTGAPSAAGPRLGVSPEAGAPAASIDPATVHFTRRPDIVIILVESLRDDFFNQDVMPNLWRRAGSGTRYLFHHSGASSTDYSLFSLFFGLEAQRRDAVVGAGRAPLLFPALRQNGYHQAFFAASSVDWMGLKDTVFRDVQGGLRTDYEGRSHLRDAAMVKDALAVVETAPRDTPLFLFLFFAGTHFDYDYPPRSEVFTPAWDGSGGISTTRVPAEQLKARAWNAAYEVDTKVEALLSRIEAVRGARPLILFTGDHGEEFREHGRVGHASDVTESQLHVPMVIFDERLPPGEVDAVTGHIDVVPTLFDLLGDTHDPAQLGDGIPMTRPDASRYLLTTIGWEPRYALIGQNLKVRFGAGLPGTEITDMHDNPLPDARARFALEAPRILRRLRGGTEHAEAPGAHSEATPAPPAAVH
- a CDS encoding carboxypeptidase-like regulatory domain-containing protein, with amino-acid sequence MATMKRWWLAMLAPAMLSLGCLEGPEAQPSAPVAEELREGESALATAVFTGTVKDSTGKTVPGATVTINGVNRTTDTAGKYFVSLTAVTTGYILNVSKSGYGPVTEFLAAGKLNAVHILPVAQVRQINPTVNSVVETPDVQISIPANSLVDAAGAPASGTVTLSIATYAPLSMPGDFTAVNSSGKTVALESVGAFFVGATDSKGAAVNLGLNKTAQVFLRVPAQVQTMPRCVLDATCRAAMWRYDNTTNRWVEQKANFAPTSTGTNFTLIGGPASRPGNLVPTNGGLGTWNADIEKTNPACTIIEFVGFDSACYGASGLTVNLQLKNAAGTYITKSDTVASDALFIALYNTRANQEQEVGIAFPAGVPDSCGNMTITSTPGPVGGYPVYTPPTGGFTRFDSGAPWGGVGFPKDSMGNNIDLTDVLTGDQPCNSHVTFTHN
- a CDS encoding vWA domain-containing protein, which encodes MSASVIDNRVEIAFSFDTTGSMYPCLAQVRKKLRGTVSRLMKEIPGIRIGIIAHGDYCDAGSTYVTKVLDLTDDENAVVRFVERVGQTGGGDAPECYELVLHEAQSLSWTAGYTRAFVLIGDDVPHAPNQNPKKLDWRKEVDALGRMGVPVYGVQALARRHATPFYKELAEKSGGFHLSLDQFAHVTDMLLAVCYKQSSDTQLQAYEAEVVKEGRMSRGLNAMFSTMLKRKTPSIYGAADLRAVPPGRFQVLDVDRAMPIKDFVQENGLGFKTGRGFYEFTKTETIQGHKEVVLMDRKTGDLYSGERARELLGLPEGETVRIRPANLEKYIVFVQSTSANRKLMGSSKFLYEVEDWDGEKAAAA